The Hordeum vulgare subsp. vulgare chromosome 4H, MorexV3_pseudomolecules_assembly, whole genome shotgun sequence genomic interval GATCGCTCTAGGTTAGCATTTTTCAATTTAATATAGATTTTACACTACTATGAATCATTAGTACTTCACCACATACATATATAATCTTTCATTTGAATATGTATCTGTTTCTATATTTAAAATATTATTATCCACTATGTATCTGAGATGTATATGTCTTAGAAAATTAGGGAAAATGCGCTTTTAAATTATGTCAATGCTAGCCAACGTGAGTTCGTAGCCAAGATTGATATGTGATGCATGCACATCTGTATTTCTTTTACGCATTTATTTGATACATAGAGATTTCTTTTTGGAAAAGATAACACAACAGTTTACATACTTATGTTAACCACATCAACCATACGTTGCATATATTATAGAAAGGAGGGTAATACTAATAGGCACCTCATGCATGCGTACATCTCCTTTTTTCTGGGATGTGAAGTGACATTGGTATAATGGACAAGTTTAGACAAGAATGAGTCTTTTGACCCATAATGCTAGACAAATGTTGATTGAACTCAAAACTAACATGACTTCATGCTTCACGAAATCTTAGTCACACAATTGATGTCACAAGGTTATTTTTATTACTAATTTTGGTGTTGTGGCGCACCATAGGGACGTTATCGAAAAGTTCACCAGCCAAACCAGAGATGTAGGGAAGGAATTGTTGCGCCTCTTGTGTGAGGGTATGGGGATCCGGGCTGACTACTTTGAGGGAGACCTTAGCGGGGGTAATGTGATCCTCAacatcaaccactatccatcTTGCCCGAATCCAGACAAAGCGCTTGGACAGCCGCCACATTGTGACCGAAATGTCATCACCCTCCTACTCCCTGGCGCTGTCAATGGCCTCGAGGTCTCCTACAAGGGGGACTGGATCAAGGTTGACCCTGCACCTAACGCATTTGTCGTCAACTTCGGCCAACAACTCGAGGTAATTGATTGTTTGAGCATTGTTTGCTCAGGTAAACATCACCAAGCTGATTGATTGGCTATTCATGTGGACGCAGGTTGTGACAAATGGGTTGTTAAGGAGCATAGAGCATCGTGCGATGACAAACTCGGTGCTTGCACGCACATCGGTGGCTACCTTTATTATGCCTACTCAAGAATGTATTATTGGTCCCGCGAAGGAGTTCCTTAGTGAAGAAAACCCACCGTGCTACCGCACCATCATGTTTCGTGACTTCATGCGCATCTACAATGTTGTCAAGCTTGGGTCATCGCTCAATCTCACAACCAATCTCAAGAACGTTCAGAAGGAGATATAAATCAAATCTACAAGGCTCCTTCAAGATCTGGAATTATCCTATTCCCACTTGTTATGTTTCTTACGTATGCCACAGATCTCAGTTGTGTCCAATTGTTGCTATGCAACAACTACATGCACTTTGATGATTTGTAGCAACAAAAGTAATAAATGCCTGATGAGTATAAGACGTTAATCGTCTTAATGCTCATTTGTTGTGTTTTGTTTGTAAATTATCTTTTTTAACACAGTATAGACGCAAATGTTCATATATATACGCGCATACACTTACCCCTATAAATGCATTCACACGTTCCCCTATGATCATCTTTAAAAGATTGAGCCGgcatatcatcttaagatttatgAAGTCATCATAGTCGTTTCGTCGTCGACGAaaacgtctcctcccactgaaTGCGCATCGCCGGAAATCGtaaaataaattcagaaatacTGCAAGCATCATGATTCAAATCCTGATGGACTGTGGATACCACTGTCACTCTAAGCATCAAACCACATGTTGGTTTTCTATTTGTAAATTATCTTATTTTACAAGAAACTGGGCACCTTCTCGTTCGTGCGTGCTTGCTACTACTAAAGACAACTTAATATCTTATGTTCTTATCTTATACTTTCTCTGTATCTAAATACTTGTAGTTATAGAAAACTAGTCTAGTTCTTCCCAACTATAAATATATATTTACTAATTGAACACATCTCTTAGACCTTTTCATTAattcacatcatcaaaattaCTTATACCGTTGGATTGTAAAATTTAAACGTAAAGATAAAAGAAAACTTGTGTAGCACCCATCCCAAAGAAAATGTATCGGACACATCCAACGTTAGTGAAACAAAATAAAGAAAGAGCTAAAAAAGCAAGAAAGTATAGATCCGTTCCGTCCTTAAAAACTCCGATGATGATCCACAAAATTACAAGATCCCATGATCAAAAGCGCTCCGTGGCCTACTAGCGTGGCCATGCTGACTCTAGCGATTGTGTGATCTCCTGGTTACCGGGGCCTCGGAAGGCTCCCGGTTATCTACTCCCGTGGGTTGCTTCGCGGAATACCCTCGATTGAGCtatgtggtcgtcatcgtcgtcttcgtttcaCGTTCTCCATGCATGATGATGAGGTGTGTGTGGGCGGTGGTAGAGCCCATGTCCTCGTCGGTACACGTGACGCAAGTAGTGTGGCCTTTGCGATGGCTGCGCCCGCCCTCGTCGTCGAGCCTCATCTGTCTTGGCAGCGAGCGTTGGGGTAGTCATTGTTGGGATAGCATGGATCGTGCTCAGGTTGGACTTCTTGACGACTAG includes:
- the LOC123447297 gene encoding 2'-deoxymugineic-acid 2'-dioxygenase-like — encoded protein: MENILHATPAHVSLPESFVFASDKVPPATKAVVSLPIIDLSCGRDEVRRSILEAGKELGFFQVVNHGVSKQVMRDMEGMCEQFFHLPAAVKASLYSEERHKPNRLFSGATYDTGGERYWRDCLRLACPFPVDDSINEWPDTPKGLRDVIEKFTSQTRDVGKELLRLLCEGMGIRADYFEGDLSGGNVILNINHYPSCPNPDKALGQPPHCDRNVITLLLPGAVNGLEVSYKGDWIKVDPAPNAFVVNFGQQLEVVTNGLLRSIEHRAMTNSVLARTSVATFIMPTQECIIGPAKEFLSEENPPCYRTIMFRDFMRIYNVVKLGSSLNLTTNLKNVQKEI